A DNA window from Bacteroides cellulosilyticus contains the following coding sequences:
- the nadB gene encoding L-aspartate oxidase: MIKEFDFLVIGSGIAGMSFALKVAHKGKVALICKTELEEANTFFAQGGIASVTNTLVDNFDKHIEDTMIAGDWISDRAAVEKVVREAPGQIKELIDWGVDFDKNDKGDFDLHKEGGHSEFRILHHKDNTGAEIQESLIRAVKTHPNIEIFNRHFAVEIITQHHMGIIVTRHTPGIKCYGAYVLNEDTGEVDTFLSKVTLMATGGVGAVYRNTTNPLVATGDGIAMVYRAKGFVQDMEFIQFHPTALYHPGDRPCFLITEAMRGYGAVLRNMGGEEFMQKYDPRLSLAPRDIVARAIDSEMKQRGDDHVYLDVTHKNPEETKKHFPNIYEKCLSLGIDITKDYIPVAPAAHYLCGGIKVNLNGESSINRLYAVGECSCTGLHGGNRLASNSLIEAVVYADAAAKHALSVLDRYEFNHEIPEWNAEGTVTNEEMVLITQSMKEVNQIMGAYVGIVRSDLRLKRAWVRLDMIYEETEDLFKRSKASRAICELRNMVNVGYLITRQAIERKESRGLHYTIDYPHAKK; this comes from the coding sequence ATGATTAAAGAGTTCGACTTTTTAGTAATTGGTTCCGGTATAGCCGGTATGAGTTTCGCTCTGAAAGTGGCTCATAAAGGTAAGGTAGCACTCATCTGCAAGACGGAACTGGAAGAAGCCAACACCTTCTTCGCCCAAGGGGGAATTGCCTCAGTAACCAATACACTGGTAGATAACTTCGACAAGCACATTGAAGACACCATGATTGCAGGCGACTGGATCAGTGACCGCGCCGCTGTGGAGAAAGTGGTGCGCGAAGCCCCCGGACAAATCAAAGAACTGATAGACTGGGGAGTGGACTTCGACAAGAACGATAAGGGAGACTTCGACCTCCATAAAGAAGGCGGTCACTCCGAATTCCGCATTCTGCACCACAAAGACAATACAGGTGCCGAAATACAGGAAAGCCTCATCAGAGCCGTAAAGACGCACCCCAATATCGAAATATTCAACCGCCATTTTGCCGTAGAAATCATCACGCAGCATCACATGGGTATCATCGTAACCCGCCATACCCCGGGCATCAAGTGCTACGGAGCGTATGTACTGAATGAGGACACGGGCGAAGTGGACACTTTCCTTTCCAAAGTAACGCTAATGGCTACGGGAGGTGTAGGTGCTGTTTACCGCAACACTACCAATCCGCTGGTTGCTACCGGAGACGGTATTGCCATGGTCTACCGTGCCAAAGGTTTCGTACAGGATATGGAGTTCATCCAGTTCCACCCCACAGCGCTTTATCATCCGGGCGACCGTCCCTGTTTCCTGATTACGGAAGCGATGCGCGGATATGGTGCCGTATTGCGCAATATGGGTGGTGAAGAGTTTATGCAGAAATATGATCCGCGTCTTTCTCTTGCCCCGCGTGACATCGTGGCACGTGCCATCGACAGCGAAATGAAGCAACGTGGCGACGACCATGTATATCTGGACGTCACGCACAAAAATCCGGAAGAAACCAAGAAGCACTTCCCGAATATCTACGAAAAGTGCCTCAGCTTAGGCATCGACATCACCAAAGACTATATCCCGGTAGCCCCTGCCGCACACTACCTCTGTGGTGGCATCAAGGTAAACCTGAACGGAGAGTCTTCCATCAATCGCCTGTATGCCGTAGGAGAATGTTCTTGCACAGGTCTTCACGGAGGCAATCGTTTAGCTTCCAACTCTTTGATTGAAGCGGTTGTCTATGCCGACGCTGCCGCCAAACATGCGTTGAGCGTGCTCGACCGCTATGAGTTCAACCACGAAATACCGGAATGGAATGCCGAAGGAACAGTGACCAACGAAGAGATGGTGCTTATTACTCAGAGCATGAAAGAAGTGAACCAGATTATGGGAGCCTATGTAGGTATCGTACGAAGTGACTTGCGTCTGAAACGTGCCTGGGTACGTTTGGATATGATATATGAGGAGACGGAAGATCTCTTTAAACGTAGCAAGGCATCCAGGGCGATTTGCGAACTGCGCAATATGGTCAATGTCGGATATCTGATTACACGTCAGGCAATAGAACGCAAGGAAAGCCGGGGGTTACACTATACGATTGATTATCCGCACGCAAAGAAATAG
- a CDS encoding tetratricopeptide repeat protein encodes MKIKTLILLLILSAGACTAPTHSSGSQDTQQWQQTIQQLNTLLKERKHQAAIDEGKQKISELLAVADYTEPKDTMVKYARQMINLFYFSYLGSKQFRPGIEYLDSLNNAPFLQQHCKHELLSTRAGLHQMYGDNEAAIRLADEYLQLPEYDDADRYIPQAEIVSGVYIYSGNDVPQAIRLLEKAMEYYHQGGKFHNMLRIISRLGIYYRLVGEYEKAVATNQEAINSYNDSIAPPNIVIAYGEQANLYAELGMYDRALELNSKAQYYSLLKDSFGLGDLYRYRAEIFRRTQNKDSVFYYLNQAGKISAGQESFKGVFVNKVLTVDSYLDYPDSVQKALQLAVSICPDSTRMPQWARYDLNLHLGRALLETGKASQGIPLIEKAARGFARMDMIGKEKNANRILMDYYRRMRMDDAFFRCYDRDQLFADSLNLDEKIRAVAAANIRFDAERKEKENKLLSAQVELQQHQLFFNIYISIALLLLLIISIAYFITKRKANRLLLEKRKQEIQKLMARQQELNRHNELLAGQIEQAMAANNLSAVSQLTGQSLLSKEDENTFRKSFAAIYPLYLPKLREKYPQLTRNEELLAMLICMNQSTDEIALIMGINRSSVNMIRSRMRKKIKLTKDESLDEVIKQYLS; translated from the coding sequence ATGAAGATAAAAACACTTATATTACTCCTCATACTGTCTGCCGGAGCCTGCACCGCCCCCACACATTCTTCAGGCAGTCAGGACACACAGCAATGGCAGCAGACTATCCAACAACTGAACACATTACTGAAAGAGAGAAAGCATCAGGCAGCCATTGACGAAGGCAAACAAAAGATATCCGAATTGTTAGCCGTAGCAGATTACACCGAACCCAAAGATACAATGGTCAAATACGCCCGGCAGATGATCAACTTATTCTATTTCAGCTATCTGGGCAGCAAGCAATTCCGTCCCGGCATAGAATATCTGGACAGCCTCAACAACGCTCCCTTTCTGCAACAGCATTGCAAACATGAATTGTTATCCACACGGGCAGGCTTGCACCAGATGTACGGAGACAATGAGGCAGCTATCCGGCTGGCAGACGAATACTTGCAATTACCCGAATACGATGATGCCGACCGTTACATTCCACAAGCCGAAATTGTCAGCGGAGTTTATATCTATTCCGGTAACGACGTTCCCCAAGCCATCCGACTCCTGGAGAAAGCAATGGAATATTACCATCAGGGAGGAAAATTCCACAATATGCTTCGCATCATATCCCGGCTGGGCATCTACTACCGCCTGGTCGGTGAATACGAGAAAGCGGTAGCCACCAACCAAGAGGCCATCAACAGCTACAATGACAGCATAGCCCCGCCTAATATCGTGATAGCCTATGGCGAACAGGCCAACCTCTATGCCGAACTGGGCATGTACGACCGTGCCTTAGAACTGAATTCAAAAGCCCAATATTATTCACTCCTGAAAGACAGCTTCGGACTGGGCGATCTCTATCGCTATCGTGCAGAAATATTCCGCAGAACCCAGAATAAAGATTCTGTATTCTACTATCTGAACCAGGCCGGGAAAATTTCAGCCGGACAGGAGAGCTTTAAAGGTGTGTTTGTCAACAAAGTCCTCACAGTAGACAGCTATCTGGACTATCCGGACTCTGTACAAAAAGCATTGCAGCTTGCAGTAAGCATTTGTCCGGACAGTACCCGCATGCCTCAATGGGCCAGATATGACCTGAACCTTCATTTAGGACGTGCTCTGCTGGAGACAGGTAAGGCCTCACAAGGAATACCTCTTATAGAAAAGGCAGCCCGTGGATTTGCCCGGATGGACATGATTGGAAAAGAGAAGAATGCCAACCGGATACTGATGGACTACTACCGGAGGATGAGAATGGACGATGCCTTCTTCCGTTGCTACGACCGCGACCAGCTCTTCGCCGACTCCCTGAATCTGGATGAAAAGATACGTGCCGTTGCCGCCGCCAACATCCGGTTTGACGCCGAGCGTAAAGAGAAGGAAAACAAGTTGCTTTCCGCACAAGTGGAGCTGCAACAACATCAGTTGTTCTTCAATATATACATCTCCATTGCACTGTTGTTGTTACTTATCATTTCCATTGCCTATTTTATCACCAAGAGGAAAGCGAACCGCCTGTTATTGGAAAAGCGTAAACAGGAAATACAAAAGTTAATGGCCCGTCAGCAAGAACTGAACCGGCACAACGAATTATTAGCAGGACAGATAGAGCAGGCAATGGCGGCCAACAACCTGAGCGCCGTCAGCCAACTGACCGGACAAAGTCTGCTCAGTAAAGAAGACGAGAACACCTTCAGAAAATCATTTGCCGCCATATATCCGCTTTACTTGCCTAAGTTACGGGAGAAATATCCGCAACTCACCCGCAACGAGGAGCTACTGGCCATGCTCATCTGCATGAATCAAAGTACGGATGAAATAGCCTTGATAATGGGCATCAACCGGAGTAGTGTCAACATGATCCGTTCGCGTATGCGTAAGAAAATAAAGCTTACAAAAGATGAGTCGCTGGACGAGGTTATAAAGCAATACTTATCATAA